TCTAACAGGGTTCTAGCATAAAGAATCAGCATAGAAAAGAGAGTTTATGGCCTCCTTGATTTGCACTTTTGAGTCATTATAAATAAATAGAATATTGTCATTATGTTCCCTCGCAAAATGAAGAATTTTCCTTTATTACTTTACTCAACGAGAACTCCAAAGTCTGAAATAAGAGAGCTGGAGGCTCGGGAAAATGTCCTATTTTGCTATTTTTGAATCCGAAAGAATGAAGGTGAAATCAGTGGATTTAGACTTGAAATAAATAGACTTGAAAAGATAAGAGGGGGACGATTTTAGTCCATTTATCAGGCTCGATTCAGCTCCTCCCTCTCTTTTCCAAAAGGAATGCGATCTGAACCCGTCCGGAGGCGTCACAGGTCCGAAGGACTATCCATATTAACCTGCGACTGAGGACGGTCCGAAGGCGAGAAAACAGGGATATTGTTGAGCCTGAGTCTGCAATAAGAAGCGTGGGTTTCCAGAAAGTTTTCTCGGAACAAAAGGCAAGATCTTCTTTGAGCTTAAGACATGCAATTCGTAGAAAGACTAGAAACCCATAAACTTTCTGAAAGGTGAGAGCCAAAGAGGAGCGTATAGGTAGCCAGCCACTTATCCTACTTCAGGCGGATGAAGATCAACGGATTCCACTGACCCTATTCATTCCTTCATGAAAACTCAGAACTTGAAGACTCAGAAGAATTTGATAAAGGAGAGAGGGCGCGAAGGATTTCAGTTCCGGTAGCGGCCCTCGCTTTAGTTCTTTCCGCAGTTCTTGAAGTTGAAGATCCCATCATCATATTGGGATAGAATCTAGTATTCTCTTTTTCATTCTTTTTGTTTTGTAGTGGCTCGACTTTATATTAAGTTAGTAGCACGTTCTTTGATCAAAGCGGACGAAAAATAGAGCATAGCGGACTAAAAAAGGCGAAGGTGTCAACGGCTGGCAGAGTATCTTCGGATAACTTGCTGAAAGAAGGCAAACTCCAACTATCTTCGGGACTTTCCATGAACTCTATGGGGTATAGAAGGTATAATATCGACATAACTCGAAGTATCGGAATTGAGAATTCTCAATGAATCTCTTTGAATAAGGTTTTCCCTATTGCTGGATGGAAATTGATCAATTCTCTCTTTCATGACTTTTTTTTTGATATAGGCTGGATGCAAACTCTCTTCATCTTACGTTGCGGACGAGAATAGGTTGAATAGTCCGAAAATCAAGAACTTTGCGACGGAAAGGAAATAGTGGATGGACGAGTCCTCCGGACCGGACGACTATGAAGAATATTTGAAAAAGAAAGAATTCTCGAAAGGTGGAATAAAGCCTAGGCGCGAAGCGACAACCTACGGCAGATATATCAGAAAAGAGCTGAAACCGATTCGCCGACAAAGAAGAAGAAGGAAAGGGTGCCCTCCTAAAAGAAGACATAAAGGACCCCCTCCGTCTCGTCTGATACCCTGCTAAAAATCGTCTTCATTCTCATCTCACTTCTCTAGTTCAAGTACTTGTACTTTTGTTATTTTGCTGATGTTATTGTCTGAAATCTAAGATAGATAGAAGATCTCTACAAGTAAGATAGAGCTAATCAAGATGCAGAGTCTTACTCAGCAATAGCCGTGCTCTTCCGCTAGCCCAATCACAATCTCGACTTCTATCGAGAGTAGTTCATTGCCTGTACGCTCTTGCTCATCTTGGATGAGTCTCTCATATCGTTCTGTCCACTGGTTTTCTTCCCTTCGTCAAAGTCCCTAATGAAGGGGCATCTTGCCCACTCCCTTTCTCTTCAAGAAGAGGGGCCAAGATGCATAGTCGTCTTTCTCGGGGGCCTCCTCTCTTTTTATAAGGAGAAAAGTCTCCTTTCTCTGTCTGCTACCCTTTTTGGGCTTTTGTTCCCCCTCGGGGGCCTTCCTCTTTTGTAGGGGTACTACGGGAAACTGAATTCCATGAATTTCCATTTCCCGCAGTTGAGAAATCTTAACGTCCAGATAGGGGTTTTTCTTCCCCTGCCGCTTCCTTATTGGGAACATAAGGATTCGGCCCCTCCTCTCCTTCTCCGGACTGATTAATGGAACTGATTCTTGTAGGCTACTACGGATTGAAGTTAGACAGCAAGGGCCTTACTTACTGAGACGGATTCCCATTCAATTACCTTGATTCCGACTTCCGAGACTGAGAATGCTACCTCTTGATCCTTTATCGTCTTTGACTTTCCGACCCGCGCAAACGTCAATATTCTTTGAACCTCTTGAAAGGGAAAGATCCTGCTCAAGTAATAAGAAGAGAAGCACAATATGAAAGGGGTTTCTCAAGTAATCTTGGCTCTTATTCTCTTCCCTCCAATCGACTCCGCGAATCAGAGGATAAGTTCATAAGCATAAATTCAATGGTTCTAATGGGCGCCTGAGGCGCATCAAAAAAAAGGTTGAAGATGACCTTGATTTTTGAATAATTGAACCGAAGTCCTGAGATAATTCTTTGAGCTCCAGATGAGTTGACAGTCCTAACTGAATAAAAGGATATCTTTCCTTATTAATATTGAGATTTCCTTAACTTATATCCTTTCTTCTTCCTTTTTCTACTATTAGAAAGATAGGGGAATCTTTCCCCGCGTAGTGGGCATTGACTTCTAATGAAAAGAAAATCGGCTTGTCAATTCATTCTTGGTGTAATACTCACTCTGTGTCAGAATTTAGCACTTCTTAGAAGAATGAAATTCCATAAATCAGTCCATCTAAAGAAAGCCCTATACATGAATTTCAGGCGGAAGGTGCAAAGAATATTGCGGAGAGGAGGCTCGACTGTAAGGAGAGGGGCTCATCCCGTGTAAGAATTAGGAATTCCTCTTCCAACTCGTCCCGGAATGGGCGTTATGGCAAAGAAGAAGAAGAAAAGAAAAGGAGAAATTTGTCCCATAGTCACAAATGGTGCCTCCACAGGTTGACATCCGATCCAACCTAGTAGTAAGCAATCCGCCAAAAGCAACCAAAATAGTCCTTGGTGAATAGGGCGAAAACTTGAACTACGCACATACATACTTTTAGAAAAAGGTAAAGCCAAGAGACATATAAAAACTGGTGCTATTGCGGCTACACCTCCCGCTTTGTCAGGTATACTACGAAGAATGGCATGGATCGGTAGGAAATACCATTCCGGCACAATATGAGGCGGGGTGGGCATCGGATTAGCAGGTATATAATTGTCGGGATGCCCCAAAACATTAGGAGCATAAAAAATCCACACTGAAAAAAAGATAGCAAAAGCTACCCAACCCACTAGATCCTTGACATAAAAATAAGGGTAAAAAGCGATTTTATCCATCTCTGAATGTACACCCAATGGATTATTTGATCCATATTGATGCAATGCGGCCAGATGAAGAAGACTGGCGCCTGCTAAAAGAAAAGGGAGTAAATGATGCAGACTAAAAAAACGATTTAAGGTGGCATTGTCCACGGAGAAACCACCCCAAAGCCAAGTCACTATGGTATCTCCTACTACGGGTATGGCGCTAGCTAAGCTTGTAATTACAGTTGCTCCCCAAAAGCTCATCTGACCCCAAGGTAGTACGTATCCTGTAAAAGCTGTCACAATCATTAATAGGAAGATGATAACTCCGAGACACCGAACAAATTCCCTAGGACTGCTATAACTCGCATGATATAGACCACGAAAAATATGAAGGTGAACCACAATGAGAAACATACTTGCCCCATTAGCATGCATATAACGGAGCAACCAGCCCCCTGAAACATCTCTCATAATGTGTTCTACGCTGTTGAAAGCTAGATCCACATGAGGTGTGTAATGCATAGCTAAAAAAAGGCCAGTCACTATCTGAATGACTAAACAAAGACCTGCTAACGGACCGAACCCCCACCAATAACTAAGATTGCTCGGGGTTGGATAATCTATCAAATGCTGATTCAGTGTGGAGGATATAGGTTGTTTAAGAAGAGAGAATCGTTGCTTTCTTTTAGTCATTTCTCTTGACTATCGTGAGAACTCTTGTTCCCCCACCTTTTTAGCCTTCTGGGGGCCTTGCCCTGCTTTAGAAAGGAGAGAATTGAAGAAATCTCTCCAACCTTTTCTATCGAGACTTAGAAGTAGGGCGAGACAAAGTCAATATGATATTTGCGTTGGTTTTTCCAACTCAAGGAAAGACTTTTTTCTCTTTATCATTCTACAGGCTCAGTCCCCACACTCTGACTGAAGGGAAGAACCTCCGCACTCCAATGAACAAGAGTTCTCCGCCTTACTTTACTATATTTAGAATAGTGGGATATCCCTCTCTCGTTTTTTATCTAATATCCATTTATCTAGTTTAGCGGAAGGCAGGGCAGAGCCTTTCTCAGTTGATCTCAGTCTCATTCGGAAGAGGTACCAGCCCGAAGGCATGTCTGGTCATACGTGGGAGTTCGCGGGCTAGGCCCAGGACAGGTTAGGCGTCAATATATATCTCAACTGTCAAGGTTATGGACTCTATACAGTAAGAAGAGCAAGAATCAGACTATCTCTTAGAGTAGCTCGATCGGGAGCCAGATAGGGAGCCCCAGGCGAAGGACCAATTCAGAGCAACTGAAATAGGAGACTAGCCCTCCCTAGCTATCACAATGATAAGTGAAAGAGTCCCACTCCGCGGTAGCATCCTTCCTAAGTAGGAGCGAAGAAAGCAGCGCTTCTTTTTCCGGTTGCCCACTACGCGGTTGATAGGTCAAATAAGTCAATAGAGGTCATCCCTTGAATGAGATCTTGCCGATGCAAGAGTTAGAGGAATCTCTATCCCACTCGGAAGAGGTATGAAATATGCTCTATAGATAGGGAAGGGAGTGGAACAAAGAAAGTAGCTCGACTACTGAAGGTTATGAATTGAATCAGTCGAGAAAGAGCTAATTGATCTATATCTTTCCTTATCAATGATCTTTGCTCCTCCTTCTACGCTTTCAGTTCCACGCAATATTCTTTGCACCTGCTAACCGTCCTCCGGACTATCCCTATGAACCTAGCCTTCGGACCAGCTGACTTCTTTAGTGACATGAATTATGTGATTTTAGCTATTTCTTCAACTTATCTTTTATAACGATCAAAGATGTGAACATGCATTTTCATTCTTTCTTGCTGCCAGCCCTGACTAAACTCATCCCTTTTCGGGGGGGGCAAGGAATCAGACTCAAAAGGAGGTTCCATAAGACAGGGATATTGTAGGATAGGCTTTCTTCCTTTTAGTCCTTTTAGTAGGTTTAGACGAAGGATAGGCTTTCTCAACTCATCTGGAGCTCGCAATATTCTTTGCGCCTCTCCCTCGTAACAACTAATAAGAGGATATTAAGAACTCAAGAACAAGAGAAAGCTTGATAAATCAGTCCTTCGCCTACTACAATCAGTTCCATTAACAAGTCCTCTCATATTTCATTGATCCTAATTAAGCAGCTGCATGAAAGGCGCATATTGCGCTGCACTAAATCAAGAATGTCCATCTGAGTCAGAAACCGAATTTTTGCTTTGTCGAAAATGAATTCAGCCTAAGGTCTGCTTTGAAAAGGAAAAAAAGAGTATTCATCCTTTCTCATATTGAGCCTGAATTTCCCCGTCCGAAGGCGCAAAGAATATTGCGAGACCGCGTAGAAGGAGTCTTATGAAACCTGGACCCTTCTTTTTAAAGAAGAAGAAGTCCTACGTCCTACGTCCGCAGTCCTACGTCCGCAGGATTTATCCGGAGTCCGGAGTCCGCAGTCCGCAGGGCCAAAGAAAGGTCCAGGTGATTTATCCGTAGGACCATCCGTAATTAACCGAAGTAGGACTATCCATATTCAGGAGCGGAATCAAGAATAGACCCGTCAGTATCCGGACCAGAAACCATAAGAAAACTCTGTTCATTGATTTTCCCTAGATTTTTCTAATGGACCAGTTGCAATTTCCCGGCTTTTTTGCTTCTAAATAGGACTTTTTCGACTTTTCTTATCTAACGATAAAAGTACTTTTTTGACTGATTTTTTGTCTTTTCTTGCTACTTTATAGGCCCAAAACCTAGCATTTTCTTGTATTTCCCTCCGTCTTCAATCTAGCAGATTAATCTGAAATCTCCCTCTTTCTTTTTCATTCCCATTTTTTTCTTCTTTCATTCTCGTTAATGAAGAATCCACAAATGTCTAATCTTTCTCATCCCCTAATGGATAGTCCTTCGGACCTGTCTGTCCTTCGGTCTTAAGACTCCTTCAAATTTCAGGCAAAGAATATTGCGTTGCGTGAGAACCTCAAATTTGTCTTTATTCACACTGATCCGGATTCTGGGGCCCTAACCTATGCCCCTACTGTGATGGGATGAGTTTGCTCTTGGTCACCTCGTAGATTAGCCGCGCATTAATTCAGATTCGGAAGAAGGGCGACCGCCATGAAGCAGGCTTGACTCTCATCTCAAGGCGAGGCGCCATAAGACAGGTCCGAAGGACTATCCATTAGGGAATGAGGTTAGGAAGGTTTTATATGATTGTTAAGACTATATCAAAGATTACTATTTATGGATGTTCATTGAGGCGGTGCAAATGAGATTCTTTACCTGGGGTAAGATAAAAGATCCGAAAGGAAAGTCTCAGTTCGAGCCTCAAGAAGAATCAAGGTAAGACGGAGGCGGGATAGCGAAAGGACTGGAAAGGATTGCAATCAATGAATAAGGGGCCGAGTGCCATGAATCAGATGATGTATGATCAGTTGAATAATCTCCAGTGGCTTTGCTGCAGAAGTAGCCTCTGAGCCCACGGAGCGGTAATTCTCAAATAGTATCCCTGCCCAAGTTAGCGAGACTGGGAGTCAGTATCTATCTTTATTTCTTAGCATGCGGACTATGAGAAAGAAGTAGTCTCACGGAGTACAGGAAGAGGATCATCGTCGACCTGAACCGCTACGTGGGGAAAGCGAAAGGGTTCTGCTCATTTGAGCAGAGGCTGGTACATTCCCTTGATCTGGTGGCCCTATTAACCGGCTTGGGTAAATCCCCCCTATCTTTTATGGCGGTTTTGGCTGGAAGAATGAGATCTTTCCTTCGTCGTGAGACAGCATTCGTCTTGGCCTCTTTCTCGAGGAGAGGAGATGTCCTGGTCGCCTTGTTCATTCAGGCTAGGCTTTCTCTTTCTCCGTCTTTTACGAAAGGCCTGACTCTTGATCTCGCTCCCGGATGTTCCCTTGTTCATTGAGGCGGTACGGAGTGCAATGAACCCACTCCGCGGTTTCGCCATAAATAGGGGTTCAGGGTCATACACCAATCCGCCTGTGTTAAGTTAAGCAAAGCCTCTCCTTTTGCGACGTTCATCCCTTTTCCTGCACTCCTTCAAGGGTTAATATGGATAGTCCTTCGGACCTGTTCATTGACTTCTAGTTTCAGTTCCATAAACTAGTCCCGTAACAAGGCTCCATAAAGACAGGGATATTGTAAGGCGCAATTCAATATGCGTTGAGCCTCGGTCAAAGAATTTGAGAAGCTGCGTAGGATCAAAGAATTTGAGAAAGTGCCTTTCTTTTTTTTTCAAAAAAAACGCGCAAAGAATATTGCGTTGATGAATAGGTGAATATTGCTCTTTTCGTTTTCTAGCTTAATCTGTGGAAGAAAAATCTCTTTTTTATCTAATCTAGTAGAAGCAAAAATATCCATCACTAAGCTAATATGGATATAAAGAACTCCTTCGGAGGGAGGCTCAAAGAATTTGAGGCGCATTTATCTAAGAAGAGAAAACGAGTCAAGAGGACGGAGTGCAAGTCATTCATTCTATTAAATAGGATGAATAGTCCAAAAATCAAGGTCCAGATGACAGGCTCAATGAAATTTGAGTTTCTGACTCCTTCTCAAATTCTTTGATCCTCAGTCCTATCCATATTAACCCGGGATTTCTCAATCTTCTTTGAGCCCTCCGTTAGGCGCAAAGAATATTGCGAGACCGCGTAGAAGGAGTCTTATGAAACCTGGACCCTTCTTTCCATATGGATAGTCCTACGGATAAGAATCCTCCGGACGTAGGACCCTGGACCTTTCTTTGGCACGTAGGACTGGATCTTGTTGGATTTCAGACTCGTCCGGAGCGCTCCAGGACCAAAATGACCCTTTGATTTTAGGAGTTTTCTACCTCGCATATTTCATTGCGCCTTACTCCCTGTCTTATGGATCGTCTGGACTTCGATCATTCTTTGAGCTATTAAGCCTACGGGTCGTCTTGACCCTTATTTCCATATTAACCTGTCCTTGCGGACGCGGAGGACGAGTCTCAAATTAAAGCTCAAGACGAGCCGTAGTTAGGTGAAATTCAATGGAAGAAGATTCAATATTCCCTAATGGATAGTCCTTCGGACCTGTCTCGCAATATCCTTTGCGCCTCAAATCAGAAAATTTCATTGATCCTGGACCTTTGTTTTCCATATTAAATTAAGCTCCTTCTGACTGATTAATGGAACTAAATGACGATAGAGGATGAATGAATATGAGTTCCTTCGAAAGAGAAGCTCGACAAGGGCATGTCCGACCTATCCACTGAAAGTAG
This DNA window, taken from Cucumis sativus mitochondrion chromosome 1, complete sequence, encodes the following:
- the cob gene encoding apocytochrome b produces the protein MTKRKQRFSLLKQPISSTLNQHLIDYPTPSNLSYWWGFGPLAGLCLVIQIVTGLFLAMHYTPHVDLAFNSVEHIMRDVSGGWLLRYMHANGASMFLIVVHLHIFRGLYHASYSSPREFVRCLGVIIFLLMIVTAFTGYVLPWGQMSFWGATVITSLASAIPVVGDTIVTWLWGGFSVDNATLNRFFSLHHLLPFLLAGASLLHLAALHQYGSNNPLGVHSEMDKIAFYPYFYVKDLVGWVAFAIFFSVWIFYAPNVLGHPDNYIPANPMPTPPHIVPEWYFLPIHAILRSIPDKAGGVAAIAPVFICLLALPFSKSMYVRSSSFRPIHQGLFWLLLADCLLLGWIGCQPVEAPFVTMGQISPFLFFFFFAITPIPGRVGRGIPNSYTG